The DNA region TATCGGCGACGGATTCGATCGCCTCCATGACTTTAATCGGATCGGTGCCGATCGGGCTGTCGGGATCGTCGATCCCGGCGGCGATCGCCAGCTTACAGCCATCGTTCATTAACATCTGCCGGGCCAGTTCTCCGACACCTTCGCCCAGCCGGGCGCTATGAGAAACAATAACCAGGTTTACCATCGCGATTTCCTTACTCTTTGGCGGCGGCAGCCAGCATCTGAACCATAAACAGCACCGAGGTCGCGCCGGGATCCTGATGCCCGATGCTGCGCTCGCCGAGATAGCTGGCGCGGCCTTTACGCGCCTGCATGGTGATGGTGGCGTGGGCGGCGCGCTCGGCCACTTCGCAGGCGGCATCCAGCGCGGCAGGGATAGACAGATGTTGCTCGCTGGAATGACGCAGGGATTCCACCACCGGCAGCCAGACGTCGCACATCGTCTTATCGCCCGGCTCCGCTTTACCACGGTTGACGACGCCGTCCGCGCCTTCGCGGATCATCTGATAAAGCTCGTCGAGGGTCAGGCTCTGATGCGCCTGGGTGACCTGGGCGGCGCGGATAAAGAAGGTGCCGAACAGCGGGCCGCTGGCGCCGCCGACGTTGGAAAGCAGCGTCATCCCGGTATTCTTGAGAATAAAACCGATGTCTTTATCGGCGATCGACGGCAGCTTTTCGACCACTTTGCTGAAGC from Citrobacter amalonaticus Y19 includes:
- the dhaL gene encoding dihydroxyacetone kinase subunit DhaL; translation: MSLNRTQIVDWLYRCGDIFTKQSDFLTGLDKEIGDADHGLNMHRGFSKVVEKLPSIADKDIGFILKNTGMTLLSNVGGASGPLFGTFFIRAAQVTQAHQSLTLDELYQMIREGADGVVNRGKAEPGDKTMCDVWLPVVESLRHSSEQHLSIPAALDAACEVAERAAHATITMQARKGRASYLGERSIGHQDPGATSVLFMVQMLAAAAKE